One Glycine max cultivar Williams 82 chromosome 4, Glycine_max_v4.0, whole genome shotgun sequence DNA segment encodes these proteins:
- the LOC100808969 gene encoding myb-like protein I, with the protein MELDRLSKLEEPPLSGACIRGLVKQLTTSRTKHFMNPKDQNCVVNGGVSHGQNSTKHGKVADARQAQQSSQPQQQKKQVRRRLHTSRPYQERLLNMAEARREIVTALKFHRAAMKEASEQKQQQQQAQEQQQRPSVSLQPSQFPSFNQDGKFKSRRNPRIYPACTTNFSSYMDMDDLSHSCLSQRPPLVPNSYTWPAASQITPPPLMAENPNFVLPNQTLGLNLNLQDFNNLDATLHLNNSSSSSSPYSSATSSSAPLELPSVGISQGEGLSSLVDTIESNAATQVTGGLHTAMDDEGMAEIRSLGEQYQMEWNDTMNLVKSACWFKYLKNMEHRAPEANTVDVAYNNFDQLLEFPAWLNANDSCLEQCSVDYFQESSLPCLDIGDIESMDDDWLA; encoded by the exons atggaaTTAGATAGGCTCAGTAAGCTTGAAGAACCTCCTCTCTCTGGTGCTTGCATTCGTGGCCTAGTGAAACAACTAACCACCTCTAGAACAAAACACTTCATGAACCCAAAAGACCAAAATTGTGTTGTGAACGGTGGTGTTTCCCATGgtcaaaattcaacaaaacatgGCAAAGTTGCAGATGCTCGTCAGGCACAGCAGTCCTCACAAccccaacaacaaaaaaaacaagttaGAAGGAGACTCCACACCAGTAGGCCTTATCAGGAAAGGCTTTTGAATATGGCTGAGGCTCGGAGGGAGATTGTCACTGCCTTGAAATTTCACAGAGCAGCTATGAAAGAAGCAAGTGAACAGAAGCAGCAACAGCAACAAGCCCAAGAACAGCAGCAAAGGCCATCAGTATCACTCCAGCCATCCCAGTTCCCAAGTTTTAACCAAGATGGAAAATTTAAGTCTAGGAGAAATCCTAGAATTTATCCAGCATGCACAACCAATTTTTCTAGTTACATGGACATGGATGATTTATCCCATTCATGCTTATCCCAACGTCCTCCTTTGGTTCCAAATTCTTACACCTGGCCTGCTGCTTCCCAAATTACTCCACCTCCCCTTATGGCTGAAAACCCCAATTTCGTACTTCCAAATCAGACTTTGGGATTGAATCTCAATTTACAAGATTTCAACAACTTAGATGCTACCCTTCACCTCAATAActcatcctcctcctcctcccccTACTCATCTGCAACCTCATCTTCTGCTCCACTGGAGCTTCCTTCTGTTGGAATATCACAGGGAGAGGGGCTTTCTTCATTGGTGGATACTATTGAATCCAATGCCGCAACCCAGGTCACTGGAGGCTTACACACAGCCATGGACGATGAGGGTATGGCAGAGATCAGATCATTAGGAGAGCAATATCAAATGGAATGGAATGACACCATGAATTTGGTCAAATCAGCTTGTTGGTTCAAGTACTTGAAAAACATGGAACATAGGGCACCTGAAGCCAACACTGTAGATGTTGCATACAATAATTTTGACCAGCTTCTGGAGTTTCCAGCTTGGTTGAATGCGAACGATAGCTGCTTAGAGCAGTGCTCGGTGGATTATTTTCAAGAGTCTTCCTTGCCTTG TTTGGATATTGGAGATATTGAAAGTATGGATGACGATTGGTTAGCGTGA
- the LOC100810046 gene encoding uncharacterized acetyltransferase At3g50280, with amino-acid sequence MTTTPVVQRISECFVKPHGLTQVSNQICHLTQWDIVMLSKHYIQKGLLFKKPTPLVDQHDFIENLLEKLKHSLSLTLSHFYPLAGRLVTQKSQDPPSYAVSVDSKNSDGARFIYATLDMTISDILSPVDVPLVVQSLFDHHKAVNHDGHTMPLLSIQVTEIVDGVFLGCSMNHAVGDGTSYWNFFNTWSQIFQAHAKGHDTDVPISHQPILSRWFPNDCAPPINLPFKHHDEFISRIEAPLMRERVFHFSAESIARLKAKANMESDTTKISSFQSLSALVWRCITRACSLPYEQRTSCRLTANNRTRMEPPLPQQYFGNSVSRLNAQTTVGELLENNLGWAAWKLHLAVTNHNDKVVLQSLKKWLQCPLIYQIGQPMDPYDVLISSSPRFNMYGNEFGMGKAVAVRSGYANKFHGKVTSYPGREGGGSIDLEVGLLPHIMSALESDEEFMKVVSVSNPLC; translated from the coding sequence ATGACTACTACCCCTGTCGTTCAACGCATTTCAGAATGCTTCGTCAAACCACATGGTTTAACCCAAGTGTCAAACCAAATATGTCATTTAACACAATGGGATATTGTTATGTTGTCTAAGCACTATATCCAGAAGGGTCTACTCTTCAAGAAACCCACACCTCTTGTTGATCAACATGATTTCATAGAGAATCTCTTGGAGAAGCTCAAacactctctttctctcactCTCTCCCATTTTTATCCTTTGGCTGGTCGCCTTGTCACCCAAAAATCCCAAGACCCTCCTTCTTATGCTGTTTCTGTTGATTCCAAAAACAGTGATGGAGCCAGATTCATCTATGCAACTCTGGATATGACCATATCTGACATCCTCTCTCCCGTTGACGTCCCACTCGTTGTTCAGTCATTGTTTGACCACCACAAAGCAGTCAACCATGATGGTCACACCATGCCCCTTTTGTCCATCCAAGTCACCGAAATAGTTGATGGTGTTTTCTTAGGTTGTTCCATGAATCACGCTGTCGGTGATGGCACCTCTTATTGGAATTTCTTCAATACATGGTCTCAGATCTTTCAAGCTCATGCTAAAGGGCACGACACTGATGTTCCCATTTCACACCAACCTATTCTCAGCCGCTGGTTTCCGAATGATTGTGCTCCACCAATAAATCTTCCTTTCAAACATCATGACGAGTTTATCAGCAGAATTGAAGCACCCTTGATGAGGGAGAGAGTCTTCCACTTCTCAGCAGAGTCTATTGCAAGACTGAAAGCAAAGGCCAACATGGAATCCGATACCACAAAAATCTCTTCATTCCAGTCACTATCAGCACTTGTTTGGAGATGCATAACTCGTGCATGTTCCCTACCTTATGAGCAAAGAACAAGTTGCAGGTTAACCGCAAACAATCGAACAAGAATGGAACCACCTTTGCCTCAGCAATACTTTGGAAACTCAGTAAGTAGGTTGAATGCACAAACAACAGTAGGGGAATTACTTGAGAACAATCTAGGATGGGCTGCATGGAAGTTGCACCTGGCTGTTACAAACCATAACGACAAAGTGGTTCTGCAATCACTCAAAAAGTGGTTACAGTGTCCTTTAATCTATCAAATTGGTCAGCCCATGGATCCGTACGATGTGTTGATAAGTAGCTCACCCAGGTTCAACATGTATGGAAATGAGTTTGGAATGGGGAAAGCTGTAGCAGTGAGAAGTGGTTATGCCAACAAATTTCATGGGAAAGTGACATCATACCCAGGTCGTGAAGGAGGGGGAAGCATCGATTTGGAAGTGGGCCTTTTGCCACATATAATGAGCGCTCTGGAATCTGATGAGGAGTTTATGAAGGTTGTTTCGGTTTCCAATCCCTTATGCTAG
- the LOC100786481 gene encoding F-box only protein 13 encodes MECNDQHVSVNLKRKSPENGERVLFNTFSLDDLNEDLFERILSWLPTSTFFRLNSVCKRWKSVAASASFKLACSHIPSRDPWFLMVAPNLNQSVILDSAESTWKRLNHPPLLQEESNQDCVPVAASGGLICYRKSSGNFIVTNPVTGSCRKLPPLQFASQNQPLNAIVMSTSSKDQLSFKIVLVFGELPNLLFKVYNSGSNCWEGETALRRKTEDNSIEYDSTDDNVVYFLSKAGFVVASNMQRSPSKQFSSVITNKDGQEIVYFLSSSGNVVACNLTCKCFFEYPRLLPVFSEYSIDVVECNGEMLVVLLSEFLEIATLRVWKYDEASRGWHQIAAMPAANSHEWYGKKADINCVGAGNQIFICLNSPELCTYVVCDLETNKWVEFPKCCINGEVIDFMSALSFEPRIEASV; translated from the coding sequence ATGGAATGTAATGATCAGCATGTAAGTGTAAACTTGAAGAGAAAATCACCAGAAAATGGAGAACGTGTACTCTTCAACACCTTTTCTCTTGATGACCTTAATGAAGATCTCTTTGAAAGGATACTTTCATGGCTTCCAACTTCCACATTCTTTCGCCTGAATTCTGTGTGCAAAAGATGGAAATCAGTAGCTGCTTCTGCCAGTTTCAAGCTTGCCTGCTCTCACATTCCCTCAAGGGATCCTTGGTTTTTAATGGTTGCTCCCAACCTTAACCAATCTGTTATCCTTGACTCTGCTGAAAGCACTTGGAAGAGGCTAAATCACCCCCCTCTTCTGCAAGAAGAATCTAACCAAGATTGCGTGCCAGTTGCGGCATCCGGGGGTTTGATTTGCTACCGTAAATCATCAGGAAACTTCATTGTAACCAACCCCGTGACAGGTTCTTGTAGAAAACTCCCTCCACTGCAATTTGCCTCACAAAACCAACCACTCAATGCCATTGTGATGAGCACAAGTTCCAAAGACCAACTCTCCTTCAAAATTGTGCTAGTCTTTGGTGAACTTCCAAATCTCTTGTTTAAAGTCTACAATTCAGGTTCTAACTGTTGGGAGGGTGAGACAGCATTGAGGAGAAAGACTGAAGACAATTCCATTGAATATGATTCCACTGATGACAATGTTGTGTACTTCCTCAGCAAGGCTGGATTTGTTGTGGCGAGCAACATGCAGAGAAGCCCCTCTAAGCAATTTTCATCTGTTATTACTAACAAAGATGGTCAAGAGATTGTCTATTTTCTTAGCTCCTCAGGGAATGTAGTAGCTTGCAATTTGACATGCAAGTGCTTCTTTGAGTACCCCAGGTTGTTGCCTGTTTTTAGTGAGTATTCCATTGATGTTGTGGAATGCAATGGGGAGATGCTGGTTGTTTTGTTATCAGAATTCTTAGAAATTGCAACTCTTAGGGTGTGGAAATATGATGAAGCTAGTAGAGGGTGGCATCAGATTGCAGCAATGCCTGCAGCAAATTCTCATGAGTGGTATGGGAAGAAGGCAGATATTAACTGTGTTGGTGCTGGTAACCAAATCTTCATATGCTTGAACTCCCCTGAGCTATGCACTTATGTTGTGTGTGATTTGGAGACCAACAAGTGGGTTGAATTTCCAAAATGTTGCATAAATGGAGAAGTCATAGACTTTATGTCTGCCCTTTCATTTGAGCCTCGGATTGAGGCTTCAGTGTGA
- the LOC100810577 gene encoding ubiquitin carboxyl-terminal hydrolase 18, with protein sequence MLLSGGVSDLKWILQFVFYAFVLAIGLHALLKNTASKYFDLDATFHAHAIPGLLMDHSLCAVCRNPANKKCSRCKSVRYCSQACQQMHWKSEHKVRCKEFQGSSTSVMMNLAQTEVTNRVFKASSAAVNRSTCTSSIALIPECGRGTSRTIKQPKSVLFPYDEFVKLFNWDKPGFPPCGLLNCGNSCFANVVLQCLSFTRPLIAFLLEKGHHRECCHNDWCFLCEFETHVEKVRLSSQAFSPMNILSRLPNISGTLGYGRQEDAHEFMRFSIDAMQSVCLDEFGGEKVVPPRNQETTLIQHIFGGHLQSEVICTECEKNSNQYENMMDLTVEIHGDAASLEECLDQFTAKEWLHGDNMYKCDGCKGYVKAWKRLTVKQAPNILTIALKRFQSGRFGKLNKRVTFPETLDLSPYMSEVGDGSDIYKLYAVVVHIDMLNASFFGHYICYIKDFCGNWYRIDDWKVSSVELEEVLSQGAYMLLYSRVNARPSGLQSIESSETAEVQTIKSEVPPGPTEQAECLSDMKTETYSGGCEAFPFDSSLELKVSCCENVSLTEMNSEVKREQFKDVDIIDVANESFCNGVESSYMHDSEAVKDSGDIDSNGSKTCSSSLEEISVCMEEQDDSDMAKSSPSSCLPDGFSSVDKDSSVSVDYRNTRKDSDSDHKDVVKCKVTSNGFANYSNGYASANKYDDVPVEDGDGCFSTETPSAKMHQLKERLASENAEVDKGNGVKRVEISGNKLII encoded by the exons ATGCTTCTCTCGGGAGGAGTGTCCGATCTCAAATGGATCCTCCAATTCGTATTCTACGCGTTCGTCTTGGCGATTGGACTGCACGCGCTTCTCAAGAACACCGCCTCCAAGTACTTCGACCTTGACGCCACTTTCCACGCTCACGCTATTCCTGGCCTTCTCATGGACCATTCTCTCTGCGCCGTTTGTCGCAACCCCGCCAACAAGAAGTGTTCGCGATGCAAATCCGTTCGATACTG TTCACAAGCATGCCAGCAGATGCACTGGAAATCCGAGCATAAGGTGAGATGCAAGGAGTTTCAGGGCAGCAGCACCAGTGTGATGATGAATTTGGCTCAAACTGAAGTCACTAATCGAGTTTTCAAGGCTTCTTCTGCTGCTGTGAATAGGAGTACATGTACTTCTTCAATTGCCCTCATTCCTGAATGCGGTCGTGGAACATCCAGGACTATCAAGCAGCCTAAAAGT GTTCTCTTTCCTTATGACGAATTTGTCAAATTGTTTAACTGGGACAAACCAGGATTTCCTCCTTGTGGACTCTTAAATTGTGGAAACAG CTGCTTTGCGAATGTGGTTCTCCAATGTCTCTCATTCACAAGGCCACTTATTGCCTTTCTATTGGAGAAGGGTCACCACAGAGAAT GCTGCCATAATGATTGGTGCTTTCTGTGCGAATTTGAAACCCATGTTGAAAAAGTAAGGCTAAGTTCTCAGGCGTTTTCTCCGATGAATATTCTCTCTCGTTTGCCCAATATCAGTGGCACACTGGGTTATGGAAGACAAGAGGATGCTCATGAGTTCATGAG GTTTTCCATTGATGCTATGCAATCTGTTTGCCTTGATGAATTTGGTGGAGAAAAAGTTGTCCCCCCTAGGAATCAGGAAACAACCCTTATCCAACACATTTTTGGTGGCCACCTTCAATCTGAG GTGATTTGCACCGAATGTGAGAAGAATtcaaatcaatatgaaaatatgatGGACTTGACTGTTGAAATTCATGGAGATGCTGCTTCCTTGGAGGAATGTCTAGACCAATTTACTGCCAAGGAGTGGCTTCATGGGGATAATATGTATAAATGTGATGG GTGCAAGGGTTATGTCAAGGCATGGAAACGTCTCACAGTGAAACAAGCTCCAAATATTCTCACAATTGCCTTGAAAAGATTTCAG AGTGGGAGGTTTGGAAAGCTTAACAAGAGAGTAACTTTCCCTGAGACTTTAGATCTTAGTCCTTACATGAGTGAAGTTGGAGATGGATCTGATATTTATAAGCTATATGCTGTCGTAGTACATATTGATATGCTGAATGCTTCATTTTTTGGTCATTACATCTGCTACATCAAAGATTTCTGTGGAAACTGGTATAGAATTGATGATTGGAAG GTCTCGAGTGTGGAATTAGAAGAGGTTCTTTCTCAGGGTGCATACATGCTGTTGTATAGCAG GGTTAATGCTCGACCATCAGGACTTCAAAGTATTGAATCGTCAGAGACAGCAGAAGTTCAAACAATCAAATCGGAGGTGCCTCCTGGCCCGACTGAACAAGCTGAATGCCTCTCAGATATGAAAACTGAGACTTACAGTGGAGGATGCGAGGCTTTTCCATTTGACAGTAGTCTAGAGTTGAAGGTTTCTTGCTGTGAAAATGTGTCTTTGACCGAAATGAACTCTGAAGTTAAAAGAGAGCAGTTCAAGGATGTGGACATTATTGATGTTGCTAATGAGTCTTTCTGTAATGGTGTTGAATCATCTTATATGCATGATTCTGAAGCTGTCAAAGATTCGGGGGATATAGATTCCAACGGATCAAAGACATGCTCTTCTTCTTTAGAAGAGATTTCAGTCTGCATGGAAGAGCAAGATGATAGTGATATGGCTAAGTCAAGCCCTTCTTCATGTTTGCCTGATGGCTTTTCTAGTGTTGATAAGGATTCTTCTGTTTCAGTGGATTATCGAAACACAAGGAAAGATTCAGATTCAGACCATAAAGATGTGGTTAAATGCAAGGTAACTTCAAATGGCTTTGCAAATTATAGCAATGGATATGCCAGtgcaaataaatatgatgatgTCCCAGTGGAAGATGGTGATGGTTGTTTTTCCACTGAAACACCCTCAGCTAAAATGCATCAATTGAAGGAGAGATTGGCTTCTGAAAATGCTGAAGTTGACAAAGGAAATGGAGTTAAGAGAGTAGAAATATCAGGGAATAAGTTAATAATTTAG